The Alosa alosa isolate M-15738 ecotype Scorff River chromosome 9, AALO_Geno_1.1, whole genome shotgun sequence genome includes a region encoding these proteins:
- the LOC125300911 gene encoding calcium-binding tyrosine phosphorylation-regulated protein-like isoform X2 produces the protein MEQALVYQYPTKIKVPPGLKTIIEGLSRAVVQRQPESLPHFATLYFAELLRFRTARSKEGIQGLVKQFHETRVDRLPNRGLGTMKDVKTKKLAAVATAALFTVHAHQLKSQQISGTIPAKLKNDDKEQSVSIQEILSEPPAAPVEHQSLYSPPRIKHKAPMPPKDSRLKKGVDLTQEVSAGAAPESSEQEAGVATKPLARKKKDKCKLVKPEVPTDEPDLDVSLVINLVNPLESLTQEETTHLTHLSGPPVSTGPEAKTSHLVYPPVPAEEEVVATVQQTVPLSQHRPTDGSFVEGSDFLLELESELAADHSSATVLASDPQQLSLSPSGRMENQGDYKLVRPTAPAEDPQLCGVTNIEWTPPEMEEDVISELIDKQLKRLLSARPKKVNNVKVTASSISQQKLTLSSALNQDSEGKPQNIDPKLTQIETGPRQLPCSSQKDSECSAIEEPQVPSTQVAQQMLYWAFPVPYVLLAGGYLSQNADLTIAPGTTVSPTTEEPLQPLTVELKPPLYAFSTTPGTGIPTMLFPFMRPQTCGSWPAAQPPSAETPAGQPRTADHPQPCQASQKTPQASPDQGPMAANQKCSTCPQMPIVTLAPIPCALSPVPTGCQHPAHESCSNSL, from the exons ATGGAGCAAGCCCTCGTCTATCAGTATCCAACAAAGATCAAGGTGCCGCCGGGACTTAAAACAATTATTGAAGGCCTCAGCCGAGCTGTTGTGCAGAGACAGCCGGAAAGTTTACCGCACTTTGCCACGCTttactttgctgaattactgcgTTTTAGAACAG CGCGTTCCAAAGAAGGGATTCAAGGGCTTGTGAAACAATTCCATGAAACCAGAG TGGATAGACTGCCTAACCGTGGACTGGGTACTATGAAAGATGTAAAAACCAAGAAACTAGCGGCGGTGGCAACAGCAGCTTTATTTACTGTTCATGCTCATCAGCTGAAATCACAGCAGATTTCAGGCACCATCCCTGCCAAACTGAAAAATGATGACAAAGAACAAAGTGTTAGCATCCAGGAGATACTCTCAGAGCCTCCAGCAGCTCCTGTGGAACACCAGAGTCTCTATTCACCTCCACGTATCAAACACAAGGCACCCATGCCTCCAAAGGACAGCAGGCTTAAAAAGGGCGTGGATCTCACTCAGGAAGTTTCTGCAGGAGCTGCTCCAGAGTCGTCTGAACAGGAAGCAGGAGTGGCCACAAAGCCTTTGGCCAGGAAGAAGAAAGATAAGTGTAAACTGGTCAAGCCTGAAGTGCCCACTGATGAGCCTGATCTGGATGTGTCCTTGGTCATAAACTTGGTAAACCCTCTTGAATCCCTGACACAAGAAGAGACGACTCATTTGACTCATTTGTCTGGACCACCTGTTTCGACAGGACCTGAAGCAAAAACCTCTCATTTGGTTTATCCCCCTGTTCCAGCAGAAGAAGAGGTTGTGGCTACCGTGCAGCAAACAG TGCCTTTATCTCAGCATAGACCAACTGATGGAAGTTTTGTCGAAGGTTCTGATTTTCTACTGGAATTAGAGAGTGAACTTGCAGCTGACCACAGTTCTGCAACAGTGCTGGCCAGTGATCCTCAGCAGCTCTCTCTCAGTCCTTCTGGTAGGATGGAGAACCAGGGTGATTACAAGCTTGTCAGGCCCACAGCTCCAGCTGAAGACCCTCAGTTGTGTGGTGTGACCAATATAGAGTGGACCCCACCTGAAATGGAGGAGGATGTAATATCTGAGCTTATTGACAAACAATTGAAAAGGCTTCTGAGTGCGAgaccaaagaaagtaaacaaTGTTAAAGTGACGGCTTCCTCCATATCACAACAGAAACTGACCTTATCCAGTGCTCTAAACCAGGATTCTGAAGGAAAACCCCAAAATATTGATCCAAAGTTGACACAGATTGAGACGGGACCTAGACAGCTACCATGTTCCTCCCAGAAAGACTCAGAATGCAGTGCCATAGAGGAACCCCAGGTTCCATCCACACAGGTTGCCCAACAAATGCTATATTGGGCTTTCCCAGTGCCTTATGTTCTTCTGGCTGGAGGCTATTTGTCTCAGAATGCTGACCTTACCATTGCCCCTGGGACAACAGTGTCCCCCACCACTGAGGAACCACTTCAGCCACTGACTGTGGAATTGAAACCACCACTGTATGCCTTCTCCACCACTCCAGGCACAG GAATACCCACCATGCTTTTCCCATTTATGAGGCCCCAAACATGTGGGTCATGGCCTGCAGCTCAGCCTCCTTCAGCAGAGACACCAGCTGGTCAGCCTAGGACAGCAGACCACCCACAGCCATGTCAGGCCTCTCAGAAAACTCCACAAGCCTCACCAGACCAGGGACCCATGGCAGCCAACCAGAAGTGTTCCACCTGTCCACAAATGCCCATCGTAACCCTGGCTCCTATACCCTGTGCCCTGAGCCCTGTGCCCACTGGGTGCCAACACCCTGCCCATGAATCATGCAGCAACTCCCTCTAG
- the LOC125300911 gene encoding calcium-binding tyrosine phosphorylation-regulated protein-like isoform X1, with protein MEQALVYQYPTKIKVPPGLKTIIEGLSRAVVQRQPESLPHFATLYFAELLRFRTARSKEGIQGLVKQFHETRVDRLPNRGLGTMKDVKTKKLAAVATAALFTVHAHQLKSQQISGTIPAKLKNDDKEQSVSIQEILSEPPAAPVEHQSLYSPPRIKHKAPMPPKDSRLKKGVDLTQEVSAGAAPESSEQEAGVATKPLARKKKDKCKLVKPEVPTDEPDLDVSLVINLVNPLESLTQEETTHLTHLSGPPVSTGPEAKTSHLVYPPVPAEEEVVATVQQTVPLSQHRPTDGSFVEGSDFLLELESELAADHSSATVLASDPQQLSLSPSGRMENQGDYKLVRPTAPAEDPQLCGVTNIEWTPPEMEEDVISELIDKQLKRLLSARPKKVNNVKVTASSISQQKLTLSSALNQDSEGKPQNIDPKLTQIETGPRQLPCSSQKDSECSAIEEPQVPSTQVAQQMLYWAFPVPYVLLAGGYLSQNADLTIAPGTTVSPTTEEPLQPLTVELKPPLYAFSTTPGTVQFTPSAGIPTMLFPFMRPQTCGSWPAAQPPSAETPAGQPRTADHPQPCQASQKTPQASPDQGPMAANQKCSTCPQMPIVTLAPIPCALSPVPTGCQHPAHESCSNSL; from the exons ATGGAGCAAGCCCTCGTCTATCAGTATCCAACAAAGATCAAGGTGCCGCCGGGACTTAAAACAATTATTGAAGGCCTCAGCCGAGCTGTTGTGCAGAGACAGCCGGAAAGTTTACCGCACTTTGCCACGCTttactttgctgaattactgcgTTTTAGAACAG CGCGTTCCAAAGAAGGGATTCAAGGGCTTGTGAAACAATTCCATGAAACCAGAG TGGATAGACTGCCTAACCGTGGACTGGGTACTATGAAAGATGTAAAAACCAAGAAACTAGCGGCGGTGGCAACAGCAGCTTTATTTACTGTTCATGCTCATCAGCTGAAATCACAGCAGATTTCAGGCACCATCCCTGCCAAACTGAAAAATGATGACAAAGAACAAAGTGTTAGCATCCAGGAGATACTCTCAGAGCCTCCAGCAGCTCCTGTGGAACACCAGAGTCTCTATTCACCTCCACGTATCAAACACAAGGCACCCATGCCTCCAAAGGACAGCAGGCTTAAAAAGGGCGTGGATCTCACTCAGGAAGTTTCTGCAGGAGCTGCTCCAGAGTCGTCTGAACAGGAAGCAGGAGTGGCCACAAAGCCTTTGGCCAGGAAGAAGAAAGATAAGTGTAAACTGGTCAAGCCTGAAGTGCCCACTGATGAGCCTGATCTGGATGTGTCCTTGGTCATAAACTTGGTAAACCCTCTTGAATCCCTGACACAAGAAGAGACGACTCATTTGACTCATTTGTCTGGACCACCTGTTTCGACAGGACCTGAAGCAAAAACCTCTCATTTGGTTTATCCCCCTGTTCCAGCAGAAGAAGAGGTTGTGGCTACCGTGCAGCAAACAG TGCCTTTATCTCAGCATAGACCAACTGATGGAAGTTTTGTCGAAGGTTCTGATTTTCTACTGGAATTAGAGAGTGAACTTGCAGCTGACCACAGTTCTGCAACAGTGCTGGCCAGTGATCCTCAGCAGCTCTCTCTCAGTCCTTCTGGTAGGATGGAGAACCAGGGTGATTACAAGCTTGTCAGGCCCACAGCTCCAGCTGAAGACCCTCAGTTGTGTGGTGTGACCAATATAGAGTGGACCCCACCTGAAATGGAGGAGGATGTAATATCTGAGCTTATTGACAAACAATTGAAAAGGCTTCTGAGTGCGAgaccaaagaaagtaaacaaTGTTAAAGTGACGGCTTCCTCCATATCACAACAGAAACTGACCTTATCCAGTGCTCTAAACCAGGATTCTGAAGGAAAACCCCAAAATATTGATCCAAAGTTGACACAGATTGAGACGGGACCTAGACAGCTACCATGTTCCTCCCAGAAAGACTCAGAATGCAGTGCCATAGAGGAACCCCAGGTTCCATCCACACAGGTTGCCCAACAAATGCTATATTGGGCTTTCCCAGTGCCTTATGTTCTTCTGGCTGGAGGCTATTTGTCTCAGAATGCTGACCTTACCATTGCCCCTGGGACAACAGTGTCCCCCACCACTGAGGAACCACTTCAGCCACTGACTGTGGAATTGAAACCACCACTGTATGCCTTCTCCACCACTCCAGGCACAG TTCAGTTTACTCCATCCGCAGGAATACCCACCATGCTTTTCCCATTTATGAGGCCCCAAACATGTGGGTCATGGCCTGCAGCTCAGCCTCCTTCAGCAGAGACACCAGCTGGTCAGCCTAGGACAGCAGACCACCCACAGCCATGTCAGGCCTCTCAGAAAACTCCACAAGCCTCACCAGACCAGGGACCCATGGCAGCCAACCAGAAGTGTTCCACCTGTCCACAAATGCCCATCGTAACCCTGGCTCCTATACCCTGTGCCCTGAGCCCTGTGCCCACTGGGTGCCAACACCCTGCCCATGAATCATGCAGCAACTCCCTCTAG
- the cts12 gene encoding procathepsin L: MQMVMSQACWIGGLTRACLVILLLWGPYYATADSDEEMESEWTMWKQQNGVSYDEEMDDFERKGIWESHLRYIKDNNMNVLQGSRGFTMAMNKYGDLTHQEYKRLLGAKINIQNAKRGKDVSPRKLRAGAKRLGLATVDYRTMGYVTEVKDQGFCGSCWAFSTTGAIEGQVFKNTGKLVSLSEQNLVDCSKSFGTHGCSGAWMANAYDYVVKNGLQSADTYPYTSVDTQPCFYDNAMAVAKITDYRFIPAGDEQALADAVATVGPITVAIDADHTSFLFYSSGIYEEPLCSPQGLSHAVVLVGYGSEGGKDYWIIKNSWGSGWGEGGYMRLIRNGNNTCGIASYALYPVM; the protein is encoded by the exons ATGCAGATGG TCATGTCTCAAGCTTGCTGGATTGGAGGCCTGACCAGAGCATGTCTGGTCATCCTGCTTTTGTGGGGCCCTTACTATGCCACCGCCGACTCAGATGAAGAAATGGAAAGCGAGTGGACAATGTGGAAACAGCAGAATGGTGTGTCATATGATGAAGAG ATGGATGACTTTGAAAGAAAGGGGATTTGGGAGAGCCACTTGAGGTACATCAAAGACAACAATATGAACGTCCTCCAAGGGAGCAGAGGGTTCACCATGGCCATGAACAAATATGGAGACCTG ACCCATCAAGAGTACAAACGTCTGCTGGGGGCCAAAATTAACATACAGAATGCGAAAAGAGGGAAGGATGTGTCTCCACGTAAACTCAGAGCTGGGGCCAAGCGTTTGGGGCTGGCCACCGTGGATTACAGAACTATGGGTTACGTCACTGAAGTCAAGGACCAG GGCTTTTGTGGCTCTTGCTGGGCGTTCAGCACAACGGGGGCCATTGAGGGACAGGTGTTTAAGAACACTGGCAAGCTGGTGTCCCTGAGCGAGCAAAACCTGGTGGACTGCTCCAAGTCTTTTGGGACACATGGCTGCAGTGGTGCCTGGATGGCCAACGCCTATGATTATGTGGTGAAAAATGGTCTGCAATCAGCTGACACGTACCCTTATACATCAGTG GATACCCAGCCTTGTTTCTATGACAACGCCATGGCAGTGGCCAAGATCACTGATTACAGGTTCATACCAGCTGGAGATGAACAGGCCTTGGCTGATGCTGTGGCAACTGTTGGGCCGATCACAGTTGCTATTGATGCTGACCACACCAGTTTCCTGTTTTACAGCTCAG GGATCTATGAGGAGCCTCTCTGCAGCCCTCAGGGCCTAAGCCATGCAGTGGTGCTGGTGGGCTATGGctcagagggagggaaggactACTGGATCATCAAAAACAG CTGGGGCTCagggtggggagagggaggataCATGCGGCTTATCCGAAATGGAAATAACACCTGTGGAATTGCCAGCTACGCCCTCTATCCAGTCATGTAA
- the ttc39c gene encoding tetratricopeptide repeat protein 39C isoform X1 — MSFQTMAGPNQSRQEQQQVEEKANQIDDAELALQGINMLLNNGFKESDELFRKYRTHSPLMSFGASFVSFLNAMMTFEDEKMQTACDDLKTTEKLCESDVGVIETIRNKIKKSVDSQRPEVTVVDRLQRQIIVADCQVYLAVLSFVKQELSAYIKGGWILRKAWKMFNKCYSDINQLQESCRQKSPDQQDALSSDQANHNMPAGEAEGVTAEALSRLKGSVSFGYGLFHLCISMVPPHLLKIVNLLGFPGDRHQGLASLAYASESKDMKAPLATLALLWYHTVVQPFFAVDGSDSRAGLLEAKAILQKKSVVYPNSSLFIFFRGRVQRLECQINSALTSFHDALDLVSDQREIQHVCLYEIGWCSMIELNFEDAYKAFERLKNESRWSQCYYAYLTGVCQGASGDLEGARGIFKDVQKLFKRKNNQIEQFALRKAERLRKISPTRELCILGVVEVLYLWKALPNCSATKLQVMSQVLQGLEDPSSYGLRHLLLGAIQKCLGNIKDAVQSFQLAARDDLGRQTNSYIQPYSVYELGCMLLTKPETVGKGRSLLLQSKDNYSGYDFENRLHVRIHSALASLKEVVPQ; from the exons ATGAG CTTCCAGACAATGGCGGGGCCTAACCAATCTCGGCAAGAGCAGCAGCAGGTAGAGGAGAAAGCCAATCAAATTGATGATGCAGAGCTAGCTCTTCAAGGCATCAATATGCTCCTTAACAACGGTTTTAAAGAGAGCGATGAGCTTTTCAGAAAATACAG AACCCACAGTCCTCTGATGAGTTTTGGAGCCAGTTTTGTCAGCTTCTTG aatgcAATGATGACCTTTGAGGATGAGAAAATGCAAACAGCATGTGATGACCTGAAGACAACAGAGAAGCTTTGTGAGAGTGATGTTGGGGTCATTGAGACCATCCGTAACAAAATTAAGAAGAGT GTGGACAGTCAGAGGCCAGAGGTGACTGTGGTGGATCGTTTGCAGAGGCAGATCATTGTGGCCGACTGCCAGGTTTACCTTGCCGTCCTCTCCTTCGTGAAACAGGAACTCTCAG CTTACATTAAAGGAGGCTGGATCCTCCGTAAGGCTTGGAAAATGTTTAACAAGTGCTACAGTGACATCAATCAGCTGCAGGAGTCCTGCCGTCAGAAGTCACCCGACCAGCAGGATGCGCTTTCCTCAGACCAGGCCAATCACAACATGCCAGCCGGCGAGGCTGAGGGGGTCACTGCGGAGGCCCTCAGCCGCCTGAAGGGCTCCGTCAGCTTTGGCTATGGCCTGTTCCATCTCTGCATTTCCATGGTGCCGCCTCACCTCCTCAAGATCGTCAACCTGCTGGGTTTCCCCGGCGATCGGCACCAAGGCCTGGCCTCCCTGGCATACGCCAGTGAGAGCAAGGACATGAAGGCTCCACTGGCAAC CTTGGCACTCCTGTGGTACCATACAGTAGTGCAGCCCTTCTTTGCTGTGGATGGATCGGACTCGCGAGCTGGACTGCTGGAGGCCAAGGCTATACTTCAGAAAAAGTCAGTGGTGTACCCCaactcctctctctttatcttcttCAGAGGAAGAGTGCAGAGGCTTGAG TGCCAGATCAACTCTGCTCTTACATCTTTCCATGATGCTTTGGACCTCGTCTCAGACCAAAGAGAGAtacagcatgtgtgtctgtatgagatTG GTTGGTGCAGCATGATTGAGCTAAACTTTGAGGACGCTTACAAGGCATTTGAGAGACTGAAGAATGAATCTCGGTGGTCACAATGCTATTATGCCTACTTGACTGGAG TGTGTCAGGGGGCCTCTGGAGATCTGGAGGGAGCCAGAGGCATCTTCAAAGATGTGCAGAAGCTGTTTAAACGGAAGAACAATCAGATAGAGCAGTTTGCACTCCGAAAA GCTGAAAGGCTTCGAAAAATATCTCCGACGAGAGAGCTTTGTATCCTAGGGGTGGTGGAGGTGCTCTATCTGTGGAAGGCTTTGCCTAACTGCTCAGCCACAAAACTCCAGGTCATGAGCCAAG TTCTACAAGGCCTGGAGGACCCATCTAGCTATGGACTGAGACATCTGCTCCTTGGTGCCATACAGAAATGTCTTGGAAATATTAAAGATGCAGTTCAG TCCTTCCAGCTGGCAGCTAGAGATGACCTGGGCCGGCAGACTAACTCATACATACAACCGTATTCTGTCTACGAACTTGGGTGCATGCTGCTCACCAAGCCTGAG ACGGTGGGAAAGGGACGCTCACTGCTTCTTCAGTCAAAG GATAACTACTCTGGTTATGATTTTGAAAACCGACTTCATGTTCGTATCCATTCTGCCCTGGCGTCTTTGAAGGAAGTGGTTCCCCAGTGA
- the ttc39c gene encoding tetratricopeptide repeat protein 39C isoform X2 — translation MAGPNQSRQEQQQVEEKANQIDDAELALQGINMLLNNGFKESDELFRKYRTHSPLMSFGASFVSFLNAMMTFEDEKMQTACDDLKTTEKLCESDVGVIETIRNKIKKSVDSQRPEVTVVDRLQRQIIVADCQVYLAVLSFVKQELSAYIKGGWILRKAWKMFNKCYSDINQLQESCRQKSPDQQDALSSDQANHNMPAGEAEGVTAEALSRLKGSVSFGYGLFHLCISMVPPHLLKIVNLLGFPGDRHQGLASLAYASESKDMKAPLATLALLWYHTVVQPFFAVDGSDSRAGLLEAKAILQKKSVVYPNSSLFIFFRGRVQRLECQINSALTSFHDALDLVSDQREIQHVCLYEIGWCSMIELNFEDAYKAFERLKNESRWSQCYYAYLTGVCQGASGDLEGARGIFKDVQKLFKRKNNQIEQFALRKAERLRKISPTRELCILGVVEVLYLWKALPNCSATKLQVMSQVLQGLEDPSSYGLRHLLLGAIQKCLGNIKDAVQSFQLAARDDLGRQTNSYIQPYSVYELGCMLLTKPETVGKGRSLLLQSKDNYSGYDFENRLHVRIHSALASLKEVVPQ, via the exons ATGGCGGGGCCTAACCAATCTCGGCAAGAGCAGCAGCAGGTAGAGGAGAAAGCCAATCAAATTGATGATGCAGAGCTAGCTCTTCAAGGCATCAATATGCTCCTTAACAACGGTTTTAAAGAGAGCGATGAGCTTTTCAGAAAATACAG AACCCACAGTCCTCTGATGAGTTTTGGAGCCAGTTTTGTCAGCTTCTTG aatgcAATGATGACCTTTGAGGATGAGAAAATGCAAACAGCATGTGATGACCTGAAGACAACAGAGAAGCTTTGTGAGAGTGATGTTGGGGTCATTGAGACCATCCGTAACAAAATTAAGAAGAGT GTGGACAGTCAGAGGCCAGAGGTGACTGTGGTGGATCGTTTGCAGAGGCAGATCATTGTGGCCGACTGCCAGGTTTACCTTGCCGTCCTCTCCTTCGTGAAACAGGAACTCTCAG CTTACATTAAAGGAGGCTGGATCCTCCGTAAGGCTTGGAAAATGTTTAACAAGTGCTACAGTGACATCAATCAGCTGCAGGAGTCCTGCCGTCAGAAGTCACCCGACCAGCAGGATGCGCTTTCCTCAGACCAGGCCAATCACAACATGCCAGCCGGCGAGGCTGAGGGGGTCACTGCGGAGGCCCTCAGCCGCCTGAAGGGCTCCGTCAGCTTTGGCTATGGCCTGTTCCATCTCTGCATTTCCATGGTGCCGCCTCACCTCCTCAAGATCGTCAACCTGCTGGGTTTCCCCGGCGATCGGCACCAAGGCCTGGCCTCCCTGGCATACGCCAGTGAGAGCAAGGACATGAAGGCTCCACTGGCAAC CTTGGCACTCCTGTGGTACCATACAGTAGTGCAGCCCTTCTTTGCTGTGGATGGATCGGACTCGCGAGCTGGACTGCTGGAGGCCAAGGCTATACTTCAGAAAAAGTCAGTGGTGTACCCCaactcctctctctttatcttcttCAGAGGAAGAGTGCAGAGGCTTGAG TGCCAGATCAACTCTGCTCTTACATCTTTCCATGATGCTTTGGACCTCGTCTCAGACCAAAGAGAGAtacagcatgtgtgtctgtatgagatTG GTTGGTGCAGCATGATTGAGCTAAACTTTGAGGACGCTTACAAGGCATTTGAGAGACTGAAGAATGAATCTCGGTGGTCACAATGCTATTATGCCTACTTGACTGGAG TGTGTCAGGGGGCCTCTGGAGATCTGGAGGGAGCCAGAGGCATCTTCAAAGATGTGCAGAAGCTGTTTAAACGGAAGAACAATCAGATAGAGCAGTTTGCACTCCGAAAA GCTGAAAGGCTTCGAAAAATATCTCCGACGAGAGAGCTTTGTATCCTAGGGGTGGTGGAGGTGCTCTATCTGTGGAAGGCTTTGCCTAACTGCTCAGCCACAAAACTCCAGGTCATGAGCCAAG TTCTACAAGGCCTGGAGGACCCATCTAGCTATGGACTGAGACATCTGCTCCTTGGTGCCATACAGAAATGTCTTGGAAATATTAAAGATGCAGTTCAG TCCTTCCAGCTGGCAGCTAGAGATGACCTGGGCCGGCAGACTAACTCATACATACAACCGTATTCTGTCTACGAACTTGGGTGCATGCTGCTCACCAAGCCTGAG ACGGTGGGAAAGGGACGCTCACTGCTTCTTCAGTCAAAG GATAACTACTCTGGTTATGATTTTGAAAACCGACTTCATGTTCGTATCCATTCTGCCCTGGCGTCTTTGAAGGAAGTGGTTCCCCAGTGA